In Lysobacter luteus, a single window of DNA contains:
- a CDS encoding amino acid permease, translated as MFKNVLATKPIEPAGHVDAGEPFEGSLEGEADLKRTLTGTQLILLGVGAVIGAGIFVLTGQAAAEHAGPAIMLSFVIAGIACAFAGLCYAEFAAMLPVSGSAYSYSYATLGEGVAWFIGWCLVLEYLFASSTVAVGWSGYLNAFLTNFDLALPAALASAPFAVEGGDFVRTGTLINLPAVLIIAFVTGVGYVGITQSAFVNGIIVAIKVTVILLFIAFGAQYVDPGNWEPFIPANEGPGRFGVDGVMRAAAIVFFAYIGFDAVSTAAGEAKNPQKDMPVGILGSLVVCTLLYIVVCAVLTGMMDYRLLGTPEPVSTALNNYPSLGWLQTLVEIAAIAGLSSVILVMLMAQPRIFYSMSRDGLLPRLFGKVHPKFHTPYIGTVIVGVIAAVLAGFLPIGLLGEMVSMGTLLAFATVCAGVLILRRTRPDLPRPFKVPFAILICPLGVVSCLYLFSQPFAEHWRLLLGWIAIGLLIYVFYGYRHSKLRRRA; from the coding sequence ATGTTCAAGAATGTTCTAGCGACCAAGCCGATCGAGCCGGCAGGCCACGTCGACGCCGGTGAACCGTTCGAAGGCAGCTTGGAGGGCGAAGCCGACCTCAAGCGCACCCTCACCGGGACCCAGCTGATCCTGCTGGGCGTGGGCGCGGTGATCGGCGCGGGCATCTTCGTGCTGACCGGCCAGGCCGCCGCCGAGCACGCCGGCCCGGCGATCATGCTCAGCTTCGTCATCGCCGGCATCGCCTGTGCATTCGCGGGCCTGTGCTACGCCGAGTTCGCCGCGATGCTGCCGGTGTCGGGCAGTGCCTATTCGTATTCGTACGCCACCCTGGGCGAAGGCGTCGCCTGGTTCATCGGCTGGTGCCTGGTGCTGGAGTACCTGTTCGCTTCATCGACGGTCGCGGTGGGCTGGTCGGGTTACCTCAATGCCTTCCTTACCAACTTCGACCTAGCACTACCCGCGGCGCTGGCCAGCGCGCCGTTCGCGGTGGAGGGCGGTGACTTCGTCCGCACCGGCACGCTCATCAACCTCCCGGCGGTGCTGATCATCGCGTTCGTCACCGGCGTGGGCTACGTGGGCATCACCCAGTCGGCGTTCGTCAACGGCATCATCGTTGCGATCAAGGTGACCGTGATCCTGCTGTTCATCGCGTTCGGCGCGCAGTACGTCGATCCGGGCAACTGGGAACCCTTCATCCCCGCCAACGAGGGTCCCGGCCGCTTCGGCGTGGACGGCGTGATGCGCGCGGCGGCGATCGTGTTCTTCGCCTACATCGGCTTCGACGCGGTCTCCACCGCGGCGGGCGAGGCCAAGAACCCGCAGAAGGACATGCCGGTCGGCATCCTCGGCTCGCTGGTGGTCTGCACCCTGCTCTACATCGTGGTCTGCGCGGTACTGACCGGCATGATGGATTACCGCCTGCTGGGCACGCCCGAACCGGTGTCGACGGCGCTCAACAACTACCCGTCGCTGGGCTGGCTGCAGACGCTGGTGGAGATCGCGGCGATCGCCGGTCTGTCCTCGGTGATCCTGGTCATGCTGATGGCGCAGCCGCGCATCTTCTACAGCATGTCGCGCGACGGCCTGCTGCCCCGCCTGTTCGGCAAGGTCCACCCGAAGTTCCACACGCCGTACATCGGCACGGTCATCGTCGGCGTCATCGCGGCGGTGCTGGCGGGGTTCCTGCCCATCGGGCTGCTGGGCGAGATGGTGTCCATGGGCACCCTGCTGGCGTTCGCCACCGTCTGCGCCGGGGTGCTGATCCTGCGCCGGACCCGCCCCGACCTGCCCCGCCCGTTCAAGGTGCCGTTCGCGATCCTGATCTGCCCACTCGGGGTGGTGTCGTGCCTGTACCTGTTCTCGCAACCGTTTGCCGAACACTGGCGGCTGCTGCTGGGCTGGATCGCAATCGGACTGCTGATCTACGTCTTCTACGGATACCGCCACAGCAAGCTCCGGCGCCGGGCCTGA
- a CDS encoding NUDIX hydrolase produces the protein MRDSDNHLHVPIRSALADYLRSWPDESEVAAQFTGLLDESPNDTHAFVRERLEGHFTASSWLVDREGRRVLLTHHRKLGRWLQLGGHADGDTDLADVALREAEEESGLTDLVVEGGLFDLDRHWIPSRGDVPGHWHYDARYVVRATGSEAFVVGHESLDLAWRDIAAIEADPAADESLRRMARKWLARTA, from the coding sequence ATGCGTGACAGCGACAACCACCTCCACGTACCCATCCGCTCGGCCCTGGCCGACTACCTGCGGTCCTGGCCCGACGAGAGCGAGGTCGCGGCGCAGTTCACCGGCCTGTTGGATGAGAGTCCGAACGACACGCACGCGTTCGTGCGCGAGCGGCTCGAGGGCCACTTCACCGCGTCGAGCTGGCTGGTCGATCGCGAAGGACGCCGGGTGTTACTGACCCACCACCGGAAGCTTGGCCGGTGGCTGCAGCTGGGGGGCCACGCCGATGGCGATACCGACCTGGCCGACGTCGCGCTACGCGAGGCCGAAGAAGAGTCGGGGCTGACGGACCTGGTGGTGGAGGGCGGCCTGTTCGACCTGGACCGCCACTGGATCCCGTCACGCGGTGACGTGCCGGGCCACTGGCATTACGACGCGCGCTACGTAGTGCGGGCGACGGGGAGCGAAGCGTTTGTTGTCGGCCACGAATCGCTCGACCTGGCCTGGCGCGACATCGCCGCGATCGAGGCAGACCCGGCTGCGGATGAATCGTTGCGGCGGATGGCGCGAAAGTGGCTTGCGCGCACCGCCTGA
- a CDS encoding acetyl-CoA carboxylase biotin carboxylase subunit, translated as MFNKILIANRGEIACRVIRTCRALGIRTVAVYSEADADAQHVRQADEAYCIGGPRPADSYLRGDAIIEVARKAGAEAIHPGYGFLSENADFADASESAGIVFIGPKAASMRRMGSKAGAKELMQTAGVPVVPGYTGENQDPAHLQAEADRIGYPLMIKAAHGGGGKGMRIVREAGEFADNLQSCQREAGNAFGRDRVLLERYIEQPRHIEIQVFGDAHGNVIHLNERECSAQRRYQKVLEESPSPFLTPALRQAMGDAAVLAARAIDYANAGTVEFIVDPAGNFYFMEINTRLQVEHPVTECVTGLDLVAWQLQVAAGEPLPLAQDDIAQSGHAIEVRLYAEDPEAGFLPGSGTLERLRLPAPSAHVRIDSGVVEGDTVTIFYDPMIAKLIVHDADRPRALARLREALSQCAISGPKSNIGFLERLVRHPAVVNGTIDTGYLDRHLDEFMPAHEVNRDLLLGATAARLLAQEQGSRDGAAASNDPGSPWAVADGWRLGHAGQRALAFLHGEERLELHAHGSGGEYQVEYDGATHTVAGARFDGALLGLRLDGRARRFRVFDHGRELLVHDGERRLRLQPVAMYRHEAGTAGAGADNVVAPMPGRVVVVKASAGDTVEAGQEVMVIEAMKMELSLKAPRAGTVAAIHAQAGDFVEADTVLVALAEAGADT; from the coding sequence ATGTTCAACAAGATCCTCATCGCCAACCGCGGCGAAATCGCGTGCCGCGTCATCCGCACCTGTCGTGCGCTGGGCATCCGCACCGTCGCGGTGTACTCGGAAGCCGACGCCGACGCCCAGCACGTGCGCCAGGCCGACGAGGCGTACTGCATTGGCGGCCCGCGGCCAGCCGACAGTTACCTGCGTGGTGACGCGATCATCGAGGTCGCACGCAAGGCCGGTGCGGAGGCCATCCACCCGGGCTACGGGTTCCTGTCGGAGAACGCCGACTTCGCCGACGCGTCCGAGTCGGCCGGCATCGTGTTCATCGGCCCGAAGGCCGCATCGATGCGCCGCATGGGCAGCAAGGCCGGCGCGAAGGAGCTGATGCAGACGGCCGGCGTGCCGGTGGTGCCGGGCTACACCGGCGAGAACCAGGACCCGGCCCACCTGCAGGCCGAGGCGGACCGCATCGGTTACCCGCTGATGATCAAGGCCGCGCACGGCGGCGGCGGCAAGGGCATGCGCATCGTGCGCGAGGCCGGCGAGTTCGCCGACAACCTGCAGTCGTGCCAGCGCGAAGCCGGCAATGCGTTCGGCCGCGACCGGGTGTTGCTGGAGCGCTACATCGAACAGCCGCGCCACATCGAGATCCAGGTGTTCGGCGACGCGCACGGCAATGTCATCCACCTCAACGAGCGTGAATGCTCGGCGCAGCGCCGCTACCAGAAGGTGCTGGAAGAGTCGCCGTCGCCGTTCCTCACGCCCGCGCTGCGGCAGGCGATGGGCGATGCCGCGGTGCTGGCCGCGCGTGCGATCGACTACGCCAATGCCGGCACCGTCGAGTTCATCGTCGACCCGGCGGGCAACTTCTACTTCATGGAGATCAACACCCGCCTGCAGGTCGAGCACCCGGTGACGGAGTGCGTGACCGGCCTGGACCTGGTGGCGTGGCAGTTGCAGGTCGCCGCTGGCGAGCCGTTGCCGCTCGCGCAGGACGACATCGCCCAGTCCGGCCACGCGATCGAAGTGCGGCTGTACGCCGAGGACCCCGAGGCGGGCTTCCTGCCGGGCTCGGGCACGCTGGAGCGCCTGCGCCTGCCGGCACCGTCGGCGCACGTGCGCATCGATTCGGGCGTGGTCGAGGGCGACACGGTCACCATCTTCTACGACCCGATGATCGCCAAGCTCATCGTCCACGATGCCGACCGCCCCCGTGCGCTCGCCCGCCTGCGCGAGGCGCTGTCGCAGTGCGCGATCAGCGGTCCGAAATCCAACATCGGTTTCCTCGAGCGGCTGGTGCGGCACCCGGCCGTGGTCAACGGCACGATCGATACCGGATATCTCGATCGCCACCTCGACGAGTTCATGCCCGCGCACGAGGTCAACCGCGACCTGCTGCTCGGCGCCACGGCCGCGCGGTTGCTGGCGCAGGAACAGGGCAGCCGCGACGGCGCGGCCGCGTCGAACGATCCCGGGTCGCCGTGGGCGGTCGCCGATGGCTGGCGGCTGGGCCATGCCGGCCAGCGTGCGCTGGCCTTCCTGCACGGCGAGGAGCGGCTGGAGCTTCACGCGCACGGCAGCGGCGGCGAGTACCAGGTGGAATACGACGGCGCGACGCACACGGTGGCTGGCGCCCGGTTCGACGGCGCGCTGCTGGGCCTGCGCCTCGACGGTCGCGCACGGCGGTTCCGGGTGTTCGACCACGGGCGCGAGCTGCTGGTGCACGATGGCGAGCGCCGCCTGCGGCTGCAGCCGGTGGCGATGTACCGGCATGAGGCCGGCACCGCGGGTGCAGGCGCCGACAACGTGGTCGCGCCGATGCCGGGTCGCGTGGTGGTGGTGAAGGCCAGCGCCGGCGACACGGTCGAAGCCGGCCAGGAGGTCATGGTGATCGAGGCGATGAAGATGGAGCTGAGCCTGAAGGCGCCCCGTGCGGGCACGGTGGCCGCGATCCACGCGCAGGCCGGCGACTTTGTCGAGGCCGATACCGTGCTGGTCGCCCTGGCCGAGGCTGGAGCGGACACGTGA
- the nhaC gene encoding Na+/H+ antiporter NhaC, whose product MTDLQAREPSLFQSLVPLVLLATLLGTAVYLFGDNASYGANQVALMLAAGVAAIIGIRNGLRWDDILEGMVGGISLAVGPIFILLAVGALIGTWILSGTVPTLIVYGLALLDPSFFYPAACLICAVVGLVIGSSWTVAGTLGVALIGVAQGLDMSPAITAGAVISGGYFGDKISPLSDTTNIAPAAAGSELFAHIRHMLWTTVPSIVIALVLFTLIGLGQSREVAPDQVFGDLPTLLGTQFDLGIHLLIPLLVVFVLAIRGFPAYPTILVGALLGAVFAVVFQPDVVVALAGNEALSRPMALLAGAWKALFDGYAASTGNAAVDDLLTRGGMTSMLNTIWLIICAMGFGAVMERVGLLERMIRSVLKAARSTGSLIIATLGTAIGANIVAADQYMSIVLTGRLFQPEYARRGLAPVNLSRALEDAGTITSPLVPWNTCGAYMAATLGVATLDYLPYAFFNLAGPLVAAISAYAGFKILRLKADPTTTPQA is encoded by the coding sequence ATGACCGATCTGCAGGCGCGGGAGCCGTCGCTGTTCCAGTCCTTGGTGCCGTTGGTGTTGCTGGCCACCCTGTTGGGCACGGCGGTCTACCTGTTCGGCGACAACGCGTCCTACGGCGCCAACCAGGTGGCACTGATGCTGGCCGCGGGCGTGGCCGCGATCATCGGTATCCGCAACGGCCTGCGCTGGGACGACATCCTGGAAGGCATGGTCGGCGGCATCTCGCTTGCCGTCGGTCCGATCTTCATCCTGCTGGCGGTCGGCGCCCTGATCGGTACCTGGATCCTCAGCGGGACCGTGCCCACCCTGATCGTGTACGGGCTCGCCCTGCTCGACCCGTCGTTCTTCTACCCGGCCGCGTGCCTGATCTGCGCGGTCGTCGGCCTGGTCATCGGCAGTTCGTGGACGGTGGCGGGAACGCTCGGCGTGGCCCTGATCGGCGTCGCCCAGGGGCTGGACATGTCACCGGCGATCACGGCTGGCGCGGTGATCTCCGGCGGGTACTTCGGTGACAAGATCTCCCCGTTGTCGGACACCACCAACATCGCCCCGGCCGCGGCCGGCAGCGAGCTGTTCGCGCATATCCGCCACATGCTGTGGACCACCGTGCCGAGCATCGTCATCGCGCTGGTGCTCTTCACCCTGATCGGGCTGGGCCAATCGCGCGAAGTCGCGCCCGACCAGGTCTTCGGCGACCTGCCGACGCTGCTGGGCACGCAGTTCGATCTCGGCATCCACCTGCTGATACCGCTGCTCGTGGTCTTCGTGCTGGCCATCCGCGGCTTCCCCGCCTACCCGACGATCCTGGTTGGCGCGTTGCTGGGCGCGGTGTTCGCGGTGGTGTTCCAGCCCGACGTGGTGGTCGCGCTCGCCGGCAACGAGGCGCTGTCGCGCCCCATGGCACTGCTGGCCGGTGCATGGAAGGCTTTGTTCGACGGTTACGCTGCCAGCACGGGCAATGCCGCGGTGGACGACCTGCTCACCCGGGGCGGCATGACCAGCATGCTCAACACGATCTGGCTGATCATCTGCGCGATGGGATTCGGCGCGGTGATGGAGCGCGTCGGCCTGCTGGAGCGGATGATCCGCAGTGTGCTCAAGGCGGCGCGGTCGACCGGTTCGCTGATCATCGCCACCCTGGGCACCGCGATCGGCGCCAACATCGTGGCCGCCGACCAGTACATGTCGATCGTGCTGACCGGCCGGCTGTTCCAGCCCGAGTACGCCCGCCGCGGCCTGGCCCCGGTCAACCTGTCGCGCGCGCTCGAGGACGCCGGCACCATCACCTCGCCGCTGGTGCCCTGGAACACGTGCGGCGCCTACATGGCGGCCACCCTCGGGGTCGCCACGCTCGACTACCTGCCCTACGCGTTCTTCAACCTCGCCGGACCGCTGGTCGCCGCGATCTCCGCCTACGCGGGATTCAAGATCCTGCGCCTGAAGGCCGACCCCACCACGACCCCACAGGCCTGA
- the yeiP gene encoding elongation factor P-like protein YeiP, whose protein sequence is MKAYDVKKGNVVEHNNTVYQVRDIERSSPQGRGGNVKFRFTMYSVPGGNKLDLSLGGDDELKEVELSRRQATFSYKDGDAFVFLDDEDYTPYTLDADVVGDDAGYIVDELSGCYVQIIDDQPVALQLPQTVAIEVVETPPELKGGTATKRPKPAKLSTGLEIMVPEYIANGERVLVNTTSGEFSGRAD, encoded by the coding sequence ATGAAAGCCTACGACGTCAAGAAAGGTAACGTGGTCGAACACAACAACACCGTGTACCAGGTGCGCGACATCGAGCGCAGCTCGCCGCAGGGGCGTGGCGGCAACGTCAAGTTCCGTTTCACCATGTATTCGGTGCCGGGCGGCAACAAGCTCGACCTCAGCCTCGGCGGCGACGACGAGCTCAAGGAAGTCGAGCTGAGCCGCCGGCAGGCGACGTTCTCCTACAAGGACGGCGACGCTTTCGTGTTCCTAGACGACGAGGACTACACCCCGTACACGCTTGACGCGGACGTGGTCGGCGACGACGCCGGTTACATCGTCGACGAGCTGTCGGGCTGCTACGTGCAGATCATCGACGACCAGCCGGTCGCACTGCAGTTGCCGCAGACCGTGGCGATCGAAGTCGTCGAGACCCCGCCGGAGCTCAAGGGCGGCACGGCCACCAAGCGCCCGAAGCCGGCCAAGCTGTCGACCGGCCTGGAGATCATGGTCCCCGAGTACATCGCCAACGGCGAGCGCGTGCTGGTCAACACCACCAGTGGCGAGTTCTCCGGCCGCGCGGACTGA
- a CDS encoding EAL domain-containing protein yields MAATLAALDAGCNDPALPAETRALLQQARDAVLAAREEAAAARLRYHALFDAVPDPVSILDADGIVLDLNRAGLAAYRRAREEIVGRPIHVLNPDLAHDHLGPVWETLNRGGTYVIEVSNMRADGSRFPVEVHSAGFEHDGRNCIVAVARDLSGRRDAELRYRELMETIDTGILVRDAEGLITHANAAAMRLFGIAPGQRADIAMAHDQWYVVDESGRELPRDEWPAARALRHGRPVGSVLLGYYHRRRRTLTWFSVTAVPQFGPGSDRVQQVLSLFSDVTALKRDSTLFDRAQAMAHIGGWEWDTGRDRLYLTTESRRIIGRDPAPRTIDDLLDCLVDTDRAQLRQALDVAMDTGHTLDLELQGMRPDGEPFWVRAIGEAEAGGPLSKRLTGTLQDITDRKRAEEHLRVRARTDPLTGLLNRDAVRSEIDARLANPACERLAVLYIDLDRFKIVNDVLGHAAGDRLLASAARRIRRAVGGEGLIARFGGDEFLVTCALDDDPDRAARLARAILEIFGDSFSLDGEEFAITASIGIAQAPADGTTSQQLIQDADVAMYDSKRRGRNGWQAFTAELAEQQQERLQLETQLRRAVGNDEFHLVYQPQVELATGRLVAVESLIRWTNPALGQMQPSRFIDHAETTGDIVGIGGWVLKQACRQLRDWRSAGLAIERIAVNVSYRQFLGEDLAGNVRAALEETGLPGHALELEFTERVLIEDEPETLRTFAALRELGVMLTIDDFGEGYSALNYLRRLPIHGLKLSQLFVQGVPDNASDVAVCEAVTGIARSLKLGLVAEGVESHAQREFLLGLGVAIGQGFLFAPGLAPAEVQARYLP; encoded by the coding sequence GTGGCGGCCACGCTGGCGGCGCTGGACGCAGGATGCAACGACCCCGCCCTGCCGGCGGAGACCCGTGCACTGCTGCAACAGGCACGCGACGCCGTGCTGGCGGCACGGGAAGAAGCCGCAGCGGCCCGGCTGCGCTACCACGCCCTGTTCGACGCCGTTCCCGACCCGGTCAGCATCCTCGACGCGGACGGAATCGTGCTCGATCTCAATCGCGCCGGGCTGGCGGCCTACCGGCGCGCACGCGAGGAGATCGTCGGCCGCCCGATCCACGTGCTCAACCCCGACCTGGCGCACGACCACCTGGGACCGGTCTGGGAGACGCTCAACCGCGGCGGCACCTACGTGATCGAAGTGTCCAACATGCGCGCCGATGGCAGCCGCTTCCCGGTCGAGGTGCATTCGGCCGGGTTCGAGCACGACGGCCGCAACTGCATCGTCGCCGTGGCCCGCGACCTCAGTGGCCGCCGTGACGCCGAGTTGCGCTACCGCGAGCTGATGGAAACCATCGACACCGGCATCCTGGTGCGAGACGCAGAAGGCCTGATCACCCATGCCAACGCCGCGGCAATGCGGTTGTTCGGCATCGCCCCGGGCCAGCGCGCCGACATCGCGATGGCACACGACCAGTGGTACGTGGTCGACGAGAGCGGACGCGAACTTCCGCGCGACGAGTGGCCCGCTGCCCGCGCCCTGCGTCATGGCCGGCCGGTGGGCAGCGTGCTGCTCGGCTACTACCATCGCCGACGCCGGACCTTGACCTGGTTCTCCGTCACGGCGGTGCCGCAGTTCGGACCGGGCAGTGATCGCGTGCAGCAGGTGCTATCGCTGTTCTCCGATGTCACCGCGCTAAAGCGCGACAGCACCCTGTTCGACCGGGCCCAGGCGATGGCCCACATCGGTGGCTGGGAATGGGATACCGGCCGCGACCGGCTCTACCTCACCACCGAATCGCGTCGGATCATCGGCCGCGACCCGGCGCCCCGCACCATCGACGACCTGCTCGACTGCCTGGTCGACACCGACCGCGCGCAGCTGCGACAGGCGCTCGACGTCGCGATGGATACCGGCCACACGCTCGACCTTGAACTGCAGGGCATGCGTCCCGACGGCGAGCCGTTCTGGGTGCGCGCTATCGGCGAGGCCGAGGCCGGCGGGCCGCTCAGCAAGCGGCTGACGGGGACGCTGCAGGACATTACCGACCGCAAGCGCGCCGAGGAGCACCTGCGGGTGCGCGCGCGCACCGATCCGCTCACCGGCCTGCTCAACCGCGACGCCGTCCGCAGCGAGATCGACGCGCGCCTGGCCAACCCGGCGTGCGAGCGCCTGGCCGTGCTGTACATCGATCTGGACCGTTTCAAGATCGTCAACGACGTACTGGGCCACGCCGCCGGCGACCGGCTGCTCGCTTCGGCTGCCCGCCGCATCCGGCGCGCGGTCGGTGGCGAGGGGCTGATCGCCCGCTTCGGCGGCGACGAATTCCTGGTGACCTGCGCGCTGGATGACGACCCGGACCGCGCGGCACGACTGGCGCGCGCGATCCTGGAGATCTTCGGCGACAGCTTCAGCCTCGACGGCGAAGAGTTCGCCATCACCGCGAGCATCGGCATCGCGCAGGCGCCGGCCGACGGAACCACGTCGCAACAGCTGATCCAGGATGCGGACGTGGCGATGTACGACAGCAAGCGCCGCGGTCGCAATGGCTGGCAGGCGTTCACGGCGGAGCTGGCCGAACAACAGCAGGAGCGACTGCAACTGGAGACCCAGTTGCGCCGGGCGGTCGGCAACGACGAGTTCCACCTCGTCTACCAGCCACAGGTCGAGCTGGCCACGGGTCGGCTGGTGGCGGTGGAGTCGCTGATCCGCTGGACCAATCCGGCGCTCGGGCAGATGCAGCCCAGCCGGTTCATCGACCACGCCGAGACCACCGGCGACATCGTCGGCATCGGCGGGTGGGTGCTCAAGCAGGCCTGCCGCCAGCTGCGCGACTGGCGCAGTGCGGGACTGGCGATCGAGCGCATCGCGGTCAATGTCTCGTACCGGCAGTTCCTCGGGGAGGACCTGGCCGGCAACGTGCGCGCGGCGCTGGAGGAAACCGGCCTGCCCGGCCACGCACTCGAGCTGGAATTCACCGAGCGGGTGCTGATCGAAGACGAGCCCGAAACACTGCGCACCTTCGCCGCCCTGCGCGAGCTTGGGGTGATGCTGACCATCGATGATTTCGGCGAGGGCTACAGCGCGCTCAACTACCTGCGCCGGCTGCCCATCCACGGCCTGAAGCTGAGCCAGTTGTTCGTCCAGGGCGTGCCGGACAACGCCTCCGACGTGGCCGTGTGCGAGGCGGTCACCGGCATCGCCCGCAGCCTGAAGCTTGGGCTGGTGGCGGAAGGCGTGGAAAGCCACGCGCAGCGCGAGTTCCTGCTGGGCCTGGGGGTCGCGATCGGCCAGGGTTTCCTGTTTGCCCCCGGGCTGGCCCCGGCGGAAGTGCAGGCGCGCTACCTGCCTTAG
- a CDS encoding SDR family NAD(P)-dependent oxidoreductase produces MQLSDTRAIVTGGVSGLGLAVARHLVKHGGKVALFDVNEDKGGAAVAELGEANARFFRTDVSDEAGVVANVAAAKDFLGGLNVAVNCAGILGAGRVLGREAPMPLSQFQSTVMVNLVGSFNVAKAAADVMQHNEAGTDGERGVIVNTASVAAYEGQIGQAAYSASKGGVVGMTLPMARELARFGIRVMTIAPGVFWTPMVDGMPESVQQSLAATIPFPSRLGQPEEFADLVAYILGNTYLNGETIRLDGATRLAPK; encoded by the coding sequence ATGCAGCTTTCCGATACCCGCGCCATCGTCACCGGCGGTGTTTCCGGCCTTGGCCTGGCCGTCGCCCGCCACCTGGTCAAGCACGGCGGCAAGGTCGCCCTGTTCGACGTCAACGAGGACAAGGGTGGGGCAGCGGTCGCCGAACTGGGCGAGGCGAACGCACGGTTCTTCCGGACCGACGTGTCCGACGAGGCGGGCGTCGTTGCCAACGTCGCGGCGGCGAAGGATTTCCTCGGCGGCCTCAATGTCGCGGTCAACTGCGCCGGCATCCTCGGCGCTGGCCGCGTGCTCGGTCGCGAGGCACCGATGCCGCTGTCGCAGTTCCAGTCCACGGTGATGGTCAACCTGGTTGGCAGCTTCAACGTCGCCAAGGCCGCCGCCGACGTGATGCAGCACAACGAGGCCGGCACCGACGGCGAGCGCGGCGTGATCGTCAACACCGCTTCGGTCGCCGCCTACGAGGGCCAGATCGGCCAGGCCGCGTATTCGGCGTCCAAGGGCGGCGTGGTCGGCATGACCCTGCCGATGGCGCGCGAACTGGCGCGGTTCGGCATCCGGGTGATGACGATCGCCCCGGGCGTGTTCTGGACCCCAATGGTCGACGGCATGCCCGAGAGCGTGCAGCAGTCGCTGGCCGCCACCATCCCGTTCCCGTCGCGGCTGGGACAGCCGGAGGAGTTCGCCGACCTGGTCGCCTACATCCTCGGCAACACCTATCTCAACGGCGAAACGATCCGCCTCGACGGCGCGACCCGCCTGGCGCCGAAGTAA
- a CDS encoding hydroxymethylglutaryl-CoA lyase: MPRHVRIVEVGPRDGLQNEKAMVSTADKIELIDRLSATGLQSIEATSFVSPRWVPQLADATEVFTGITRRPGVHYPVLVPNEKGYERAREAGVEEIAVFTAASEAFNQRNINASIDESLQRFAPVLERARGDGVRVRGYVSTVLGCPYQGEVPLADVVRVARQLHGMGCYEISLGDTIGVGTPGKARAMLQAVAGEVPLNALAVHFHDTYGQALANLLACLEVGVSVVDASVAGTGGCPYATGASGNVATEDVVYMLHGLGIETGVDLARLADTGRWLAGRLGRETGSRVGRALAVS, encoded by the coding sequence CTGCCCCGCCATGTGCGCATCGTCGAGGTCGGCCCGCGCGACGGGTTGCAGAACGAGAAGGCGATGGTCTCCACCGCCGACAAGATCGAACTGATCGACCGGCTCTCGGCCACCGGCCTGCAGAGCATCGAGGCGACCAGCTTCGTCAGCCCCAGGTGGGTGCCGCAGCTGGCCGATGCCACCGAGGTGTTCACCGGGATCACCCGTCGCCCGGGCGTCCATTACCCGGTGCTGGTGCCCAACGAGAAAGGATACGAGCGCGCACGCGAGGCCGGCGTCGAGGAGATTGCGGTATTCACCGCCGCCTCGGAGGCCTTCAACCAGCGCAACATCAATGCCTCGATCGACGAATCGCTGCAGCGGTTCGCGCCGGTGCTGGAGCGCGCACGCGGCGACGGGGTCCGGGTGCGTGGCTACGTCTCGACCGTGCTGGGCTGTCCCTACCAGGGGGAGGTGCCGCTGGCCGATGTCGTCCGCGTCGCACGTCAACTCCACGGAATGGGCTGCTACGAAATATCGCTGGGCGACACGATAGGCGTGGGCACGCCCGGCAAGGCGCGCGCGATGTTGCAGGCCGTGGCGGGCGAAGTGCCGCTCAATGCTTTGGCGGTGCACTTCCACGACACCTACGGACAGGCACTGGCCAACCTCCTCGCTTGCCTGGAGGTGGGCGTCTCGGTGGTCGACGCCTCCGTCGCCGGCACCGGCGGGTGCCCGTATGCCACCGGCGCCAGTGGCAACGTCGCCACCGAGGACGTCGTCTACATGCTGCACGGGCTCGGCATCGAGACCGGGGTGGACCTGGCACGGCTGGCGGACACGGGGCGCTGGTTGGCCGGGCGGCTCGGCCGCGAGACGGGCAGCCGGGTCGGACGGGCGCTCGCGGTGTCATGA